A window from Drosophila kikkawai strain 14028-0561.14 chromosome 2L, DkikHiC1v2, whole genome shotgun sequence encodes these proteins:
- the Tmem214 gene encoding transmembrane protein 214-B isoform X1, giving the protein MSEQWEVVTKSRKQKNLDKKVIAHTEQKRIAAQLPKLEELLPTTHRFATNNNNNKSHSPAKSNSSASSSSKNNKSPAKKNTAKNASVPPAKKATSTSAAKPKTLELALKQITPDGFAAQVEQVKLSCPGSELRWLSHVALYFNGALAYDCDPIFSGRSAQYPSNLASGDLKTEVVKFLGSVGEQNLEYFFYSLLDSMATDLNNNQTVAGYKLILQLIGQNWPTICSRNLAKTALLRNSYQNRSNICLSILWAIGQGGFKSLNEGVRVWQNLMLPNLELKQYTKFVVDYMERVLNAEAARKSADPLLLNQQEFFATYNALNAQYMNLPKELQQSLKRSARLLLGTYIKSQVKHANIFLTLFRDISASSKQNNEIEGCISCLLSSGGDDCLKVWRMNYKKQTLPSLLLLKAIDDNWTTTTKELAKSPAYHTFLQEIDALNGELEGSKRKDSSLDSLKEVLLTVQEKSSAQQKKNKQNAAAQKKKCGCCKWTLGSILVIALIAGALYYDTETNGKGVFEKSATGKVLKNAGVLPHVQKTWYTVMGAGARGYKWAEVNVPPYAEPAIKTTCDLWKLARNAVCNVYQNGKGYFSAKWPVVAKFIDEYVPNLSGKIEAFAAGVSDFAVSSYDKSAVLIKEKVLTGRFSPENINQALNQTRNAALEYYNQFHKKVDAYAKLK; this is encoded by the exons ATGTCGGAACAATGGGAGGTGGTCACCAAGTCGCGCAAACAGAAGAATCTGGACAAGAAGGTGATTGCCCACACGGAACAGAAGCGGATTGCAGCCCAGCTACCGAAATTGGAGGAGCTGT TGCCCACCACTCACCGGTTtgccaccaacaacaacaacaataagtcCCATTCGCCTGCTAAATCCAACTCAAGTGCCTCATCCTCATCGAAAAATAATAAGTCGCCGGCGAAGAAGAATACCGCAAAAAATGCATCAGTTCCACCTGCGAAAAAGGCCACGTCGACGTCTGCTGCAAAGCCAAAAACTCTGGAGCTGGCTCTGAAGCAAATAACTCCTGATGGCTTTGCTGCCCAAGTGGAGCAGGTGAAGCTGAGTTGTCCCGGCTCCGAGCTGCGCTGGCTGAGTCAT GTTGCTCTATACTTCAATGGCGCCTTGGCCTACGACTGCGATCCCATCTTTTCTGGCCGCTCGGCTCAGTATCCCAGCAATCTGGCCAGCGGTGACCTCAAGACTGAAGTTGTCAAGTTTCTGGGCAGCGTGGGCGAGCAGAACCTGGAGTACTTTTTCTACTCCCTGCTGGATAGCATGGCCACGGATCTGAATAACAACCAGACGGTGGCCGGTTATAAGCTAATCCTTCAATTGATTGGACAGAATTGGCCGACCATCTGCTCCAGGAATCTGGCCAAGACAGCGCTGCTGCGCAACTCCTACCAGAACAGGAGCAATATTTGCCTGAGCATCCTGTGGGCCATCGGGCAGGGCGGCTTCAAGTCGCTGAACGAGGGTGTCCGGGTCTGGCAGAACCTAATGCTGCCCAACCTGGAGCTGAAACAGTATACCAAGTTTGTTGTCGACTACATGGAGCGGGTGCTCAATGCGGAAGCGGCGAGGAAGTCTGCTGATCCGCTGCTTCTCAACCAGCAGGAGTTCTTTGCCACGTACAATGCTCTCAATGCTCAGTACATGAATCTTCCCAAGGAGCTACAGCAAAGTCTGAAGAGGAGTGCAAGGCTTCTGTTG GGCACCTACATCAAGAGTCAGGTGAAGCATGCCAATATCTTCCTGACCTTATTTCGCGATATCAGCGCTAGCTCCAAGCAGAACAATGAGATCGAAGGCTGTATTAGCTGTCTACTCAGCAGCGGAGGTGATGATTGCCTAAAAGTGTGGCGCATGAACTACAAAAAGCAAACATTGCCCAGTTTATTGTTACTGAAAGCTATAG aCGACAACTGGACCACTACTACCAAGGAGTTGGCTAAATCACCAGCATATCACACTTTTCTGCAGGAAATTGACGCTCTGAATGGAGAGCTGGAGGGAAGCAAACGAAAAGACAGTAGCTTAGATAGTTTAAAAGAGGTTTTGTTG ACCGTTCAGGAGAAGAGCAGCGCACAgcagaagaaaaacaaacagaatgCCGCGGCACAGAAAAAGAAATGCGGCTGCTGCAAGTGGACGCTGGGAAGCATCCTTGTCATTGCTCTGATCGCCGGCGCTTTGTACTACGACACGGAGACCAACGGCAAGGGAGTGTTTGAGAAATCGGCCACCGGCAAGGTGCTGAAGAATGCTGGTGTCCTGCCGCATGTCCAGAAGACCTGGTATACGGTCATGGGCGCTGGTGCCCGTGGTTACAAGTGGGCGGAGGTGAATGTGCCGCCGTATGCCGAACCCGCGATCAAGACCACATGTGATCTGTGGAAGCTGGCGAGAAATGCAGTCTGCAATGTCTATCAGAATGGCAAGGGATACTTCAGTGCCAAGTGGCCTGTGGTGGCTAAGTTC ATTGACGAATACGTGCCCAATTTGTCGGGTAAGATTGAGGCCTTTGCCGCGGGCGTTAGCGACTTCGCCGTCAGCAGCTACGACAAGTCTGCCGTGCTTATTAAGGAGAAGGTGCTGAC TGGTCGCTTCTCGCCCGAGAACATCAACCAGGCACTGAACCAAACGCGTAACGCCGCCCTGGAGTACTACAACCAGTTTCACAAAAAGGTCGACGCATACGCCAAGCTCAAATGA
- the Tmem214 gene encoding transmembrane protein 214-A isoform X2, with translation MAQVKPKTNKQGGKPAPTAKKTVQEKSSAQQKKNKQNAAAQKKKCGCCKWTLGSILVIALIAGALYYDTETNGKGVFEKSATGKVLKNAGVLPHVQKTWYTVMGAGARGYKWAEVNVPPYAEPAIKTTCDLWKLARNAVCNVYQNGKGYFSAKWPVVAKFIDEYVPNLSGKIEAFAAGVSDFAVSSYDKSAVLIKEKVLTGRFSPENINQALNQTRNAALEYYNQFHKKVDAYAKLK, from the exons atggctcaGGTTAAACCGAAAACTAACAAACAGGGCGGCAAGCCGGCACCCACTGCCAAGAAG ACCGTTCAGGAGAAGAGCAGCGCACAgcagaagaaaaacaaacagaatgCCGCGGCACAGAAAAAGAAATGCGGCTGCTGCAAGTGGACGCTGGGAAGCATCCTTGTCATTGCTCTGATCGCCGGCGCTTTGTACTACGACACGGAGACCAACGGCAAGGGAGTGTTTGAGAAATCGGCCACCGGCAAGGTGCTGAAGAATGCTGGTGTCCTGCCGCATGTCCAGAAGACCTGGTATACGGTCATGGGCGCTGGTGCCCGTGGTTACAAGTGGGCGGAGGTGAATGTGCCGCCGTATGCCGAACCCGCGATCAAGACCACATGTGATCTGTGGAAGCTGGCGAGAAATGCAGTCTGCAATGTCTATCAGAATGGCAAGGGATACTTCAGTGCCAAGTGGCCTGTGGTGGCTAAGTTC ATTGACGAATACGTGCCCAATTTGTCGGGTAAGATTGAGGCCTTTGCCGCGGGCGTTAGCGACTTCGCCGTCAGCAGCTACGACAAGTCTGCCGTGCTTATTAAGGAGAAGGTGCTGAC TGGTCGCTTCTCGCCCGAGAACATCAACCAGGCACTGAACCAAACGCGTAACGCCGCCCTGGAGTACTACAACCAGTTTCACAAAAAGGTCGACGCATACGCCAAGCTCAAATGA
- the YL-1 gene encoding vacuolar protein sorting-associated protein 72 homolog, with protein sequence MAASRSRRNNAGNKIASLLDEEEDDFYKTSYGGFQDEEEDKEYEQKDEEEDVVDSDFSIDEQDEPVSDQEEAPDKKRKRGGVNTKAYKETKPAAKKETKSVPALHKKRGGGGVSKRRVRPRFTVIDSGRKSIRTSTAIKTQATKIRLKELDDARKRKKKKVRVEDYMPTQEELLEEAKITEEENIKSLEKFQKMELEKKKTRPTKRTFTGPTIRYHSLTMPAMRKPTRASLLPSDSKDLAGKCERTFVTVENDFNDKVFQNIFRPKPLPKPSNGICPITRLPARYFDPVTQQPYYSIQAFKILREAYYMQLEQQGTDSGNSSEQPELVKWLEWRKLVKENRVKAATAVVSKNGDN encoded by the exons ATGGCTGCCTCACGCTCTCGCCGCAACAATGCGGGCAACAAAATAGCCTCTTTATTGGACGAAGAGGAAGACGACTTTTACAAAACATCCTATGGAGGATTTCAGGACGAGGAAGAAGACAAGGAATACGA ACAaaaggatgaggaggaggatgtgGTGGACTCGGACTTCAGTATCGATGAGCAGGACGAGCCCGTTTCTGACCAGGAAGAGGCACCCGACAAAAAGCGTAAACGCGGCGGCGTAAATACCAAGGCCTACAAG GAAACCAAACCGGCTGCCAAAAAAGAGACCAAGTCCGTGCCGGCTTTGCACAAAAAacgcggtggtggtggcgtcTCAAAGCGCCGGGTACGTCCTCGCTTCACAGTCATTGATTCCGGCCGCAAATCTATTCGCACCTCGACGGCCATTAAGACGCAGGCAACGAAAATCCGCCTGAAGGAGCTGGACGATGCCCGCAAGcgaaagaagaagaaggtgCGCGTGGAGGACTATATGCCCACGCAGGAAGAGCTCTTGGAGGAGGCAAAAATAACGGAAGAGGAGAACATCAAATCTCTGG agaaatttcaaaaaatggaactggaaaagaagaaaacgCGTCCCACCAAACGCACCTTCACAGGGCCAACCATACGTTATCATTCGCTGACCATGCCTGCCATGCGGAAGCCCACGCGCGCTAGCCTTCTGCCCAGCGATTCGAAAGATCTTGCCGGAAAGTGCGAGCGCACATTCGTGACGGTGGAGAACGATTTCAATGACAAGGTGTTCCAGAACATCTTCCGCCCCAAACCGCTGCCGAAACCTAGTAATGGCATCTGTCCCATTACTCGACTGCCGGCCCGCTATTTTGATCCTGTCACCCAGCAGCCGTACTACAGCATCCAGGCCTTTAAGATACTGCGCGAGGCGTACTACAtgcagctggagcagcaggGAACCGACAGCGGAAACAGCAGTGAACAGCCAGAGTTGGTCAAGTGGCTGGAATGGCGCAAGCTGGTCAAGGAGAATCGCGTCAAGGCGGCGACAGCAGTTGTCAGCAAAAATGGAGACAACTAA
- the LOC108077252 gene encoding tRNA selenocysteine 1-associated protein 1-like yields MKHLTVLSILLVLGGVLADSDSSSDSSSGEHKSKNTVTEHKYNYPAYPTAYGYNYMQPYYPYNQLMPQQYPNQAPYGYPPYLYNPYMQAPPYPYPPPPNPNWNPNSPPNQQPPQQPTSGPGLPTPYPQQGGSSVINHSLKVNKEYNEDGHHSSP; encoded by the coding sequence ATGAAGCACTTGACTGTGTTGAGCATCCTTCTGGTACTGGGAGGAGTCCTGGCGGACAGTGATAGCAGTAGCGACAGTAGCAGCGGAGAACATAAAAGCAAGAACACTGTCACGGAGCACAAGTACAATTATCCAGCCTATCCCACTGCCTATGGTTATAACTATATGCAGCCATATTACCCCTACAATCAGCTGATGCCGCAGCAGTATCCAAACCAGGCACCGTATGGGTATCCCCCGTATCTTTACAATCCTTACATGCAGGCGCCACCCTATCCCTATCCACCACCACCGAATCCCAACTGGAACCCCAACTCACCTCCTAATCAGCAGCCGCCACAACAACCTACGTCCGGTCCTGGTCTTCCCACCCCCTACCCTCAGCAAGGAGGCTCCAGCGTGATTAATCACTCCCTTAAAGTCAACAAGGAATACAACGAAGATGGACACCACTCATCGCCGTAG
- the abo gene encoding DET1 homolog, with the protein MSYNQRLQSQNIVHLLQNRESGYTCVGSQLSRIPRLAYERRFYKSITPCLTIDSVAIPPVYLRKFTPDGSQLLAFSHDQRSLHIYPYRGFSSAAVGELIREANVGTGECYKSEDNNVLSSTIFERLFAPKEAKSLRLCQGLNGRYYLHREFSVFLENGKYVLLAAMSVLRSALPIEDYVRYPDLFDKLDAFSYVFFVVDLELGVVSDRLFLPQDSIVVSHNHGISVFGSKVAIMSRLHQCIYVYEISKGKLCEQETIGPRPRDFIERASSDVEDLDATTVLPITHIKQRVLSFLYRQIDLDGDGAREKLQEFYKNYEFIEHMIMERMQLINRDLLLLRYEERPKEAEVMPLPPPTPRRLYVFYTISAEEVVGVYPDFSVDLLQIILLFYDEMSNVRSLQTGDAPSLPLHYFLKQNFVDANATVPFVRHAALRFNPGIPVSSQCLSPSPYLKYSDFSYDDRYMSPLERPNPCSADPIIFKDQATKAVKFRLFAKARREIGTMAPRELCAFIWHPFEPLVLSIQKCMNSYVYHVHLYHHGTVVEQPRQSQPQPSAS; encoded by the exons ATGTCCTATAACCAGCGCCTGCAATCGCAGAACATTGTGCATTTGTTGCAAAACCGCGAATCCGGCTACACCTGTGTCGGCAGCCAGCTGAGCAGGATCCCCCGCTTGGCCTACGAGCGCCGCTTCTACAAGTCAATTACTCCATGCCTAACCATTGACTCCGTGGCCATTCCGCCTGTCTACCTGCGCAAGTTCACGCCGGACGGCAGCCAGCTGCTAGCCTTCTCCCATGACCAGCGGAGCCTGCACATCTACCCGTACAGGGGGTTCAGTTCGGCGGCTGTTGGCGAGCTGATCCGCGAGGCGAACGTGGGCACTGGGGAGTGTTACAAGAGCGAGGATAACAACGTTCTAAGCAGCACGATATTCGAACGCCTGTTTGCCCCTAAGGAGGCGAAGAGTCTTCGCCTGTGCCAGGGTCTCAACGGGCGCTACTACCTGCATCGGGAGTTTAGCGTGTTCCTGGAGAACGGCAAGTATGTCCTGCTGGCGGCCATGTCCGTGCTGAGGAGTGCACTGCCCATCGAAGATTATGTCCGCTATCCGGATCTCTTCGACAAACTGGACGCCTTTTCGTATGTGTTCTTCGTGGTGGACCTGGAACTGGGTGTGGTCAGCGATAGACTTTTTCTGCCGCAGGATTCCATTGTGGTTTCCCACAATCACGGAATCTCGGTGTTTGGATCCAAAGTGGCGATCATGTCGCGACTCCATCAGTGCATTTACGTCTACGAGATTTCAAAGGGTAAGCTCTGCGAACAGGAGACTATTGGGCCCCGCCCGCGGGATTTTATCGAAAGAGCATCCTCGGATGTTGAGGACCTGGATGCGACTACGGTTTTACCCATTACGCATATAAAACAACGAGTACTGAGCTTTCTGTATCGGCAAATCGATTTGGACGGGGACGGGGCGAGAGAAAAGCTGCAGGAGTTTTACAAGAACTATGAATTC ATCGAGCACATGATCATGGAGAGAATGCAATTAATAAACAGAGATCTACTTCTGCTGCGCTACGAGGAGCGCCCGAAGGAGGCGGAGGTTATGCCCCTGCCTCCTCCGACACCACGACGTTTATACGTTTTCTATACCATTTCTGCCGAGGAGGTAGTGGGCGTCTATCCGGATTTTTCCGTCGATCTGCTACAAATTATACTTCTGTTCTACGACGAGATGAGCAATGTGCGATCGCTGCAAACAGGCGATGCGCCTTCATTGCCGCTACACTACTTTCTCAAGCAAAACTTTGTGGATGCCAATGCCACGGTCCCCTTTGTCCGGCATGCGGCCTTGCGCTTCAACCCAGGCATTCCCGTCAGCTCCCAGTGCCTGTCGCCATCGCCATACCTGAAGTACAGCGATTTCAGCTATGACGATCGGTACATGTCGCCACTGGAACGACCTAATCCCTGCTCTGCCGACCCCATTATCTTCAAAGATCAAGCTACAAAGGCTGTCAAGTTCCGACTGTTCGCGAAGGCGCGCAGGGAAATCGGGACGATGGCGCCGCGTGAACTATGCGCCTTCATTTGGCATCCATTCGAGCCGCTTGTCCTGAGCatccaaaagtgcatgaacaGCTATGTTTACCATGTCCACCTGTACCATCACGGTACGGTAGTGGAGCAGCCGCGGCAGTCGCAACCACAACCAAGTGCCTCCTAA
- the ATPsynG gene encoding ATP synthase subunit g, mitochondrial — MASLATKGSGLVNRLLTQARPQLDVFLKYAKVELTPPTPADIPAIRQGLGNIVKGARTGAYKNLTVREAWLNTLVTAEVIFWFYIGECIGKRHIVGYNV; from the exons ATGGCGAGTTTGGCTACCAAAGGATCAGGACTTGTAAACA GGCTCCTTACTCAGGCAAGGCCGCAGCTGGATGTGTTCCTGAAGTACGCCAAGGTGGAGCTGACGCCCCCGACGCCCGCCGATATTCCGGCTATCCGCCAGGGTCTGGGCAACATCGTCAAGGGCGCCCGGACCGGTGCCTACAAGAACCTCACCGTTCGCGAGGCCTGGCTTAACACCCTGGTGACCGCCGAGGTTATCTTCTGGTTCTACATCGGCGAGTGCATCGGCAAGCGCCACATCGTTGGATACAACGTCTAA
- the LOC108077090 gene encoding putative nuclease HARBI1, with the protein MKDIQTFERCLKDFEYFKDFQGFLDPRDNGQKRRIPLKRKLVRFNPLNDLNENQFRIKYRFSKESLRRIIEIVRDDLEIEYYEPLKREQVPIDLQILSAIRLWGGTEHPKLTAMAHGVSLRTLAKITRRVASVLASKASRYIRMPATLSEKERIMCSFQAIANMPQVIGALLQTTVRFLPENSGSYLSEDDPDGESTYPAQSNEELHLQIVCDAAHKIRDLDIRLIDEHSMASDAEMFALSKIRDRFEQNEFRGRILLGSEIVRCSSSLYTPVRFPRNQSEELYNHAHSTTYASARKCLSLLMSRFGVLGTEILGSQSSAKQTITALSILHNMAMEWADPSIDSELHVSPYKSTFFNAMTNVSKSGEDNNRKQFIKTHFASQ; encoded by the exons ATGAAAGATATACAAACTTTTGAACGCTGCCTAAAAgactttgaatattttaaagactttCAGGGATTTCTTGATCCCAGAGACAATGGTCAAAAAAGGAGAATACCGCTGAAGAGGAAGCTGGTCCGGTTCAATCCACTGAATGATCTTAATGAAAATCAGTTCCGTATAAAGTATCGGTTCAGTAAGGAAAGTCTTCGACGAATTATAGAAATAGTGCGAGATGATCTCGAAATCGAATATTATGAACCATTGAAAAGGGAGCAAGTTCCCATAGACTTGCAAATTTTATCAGCCATCCGCCTGTGGGGTGGAACAGAG CACCCTAAATTGACTGCAATGGCGCATGGCGTAAGTTTACGAACTTTGGCAAAAATCACTCGTCGGGTTGCTTCAGTTTTAGCTTCAAAAGCGTCGCGATATATTAGAATGCCGGCGACTCTTTCCGAAAAAGAGCGAATAATGTGTTCATTCCAAGCCATTGCCAATATGCCACAGGTTATTGGGGCACTATTGCAGACCACTGTGAGATTTCTACCCGAAAACTCTGGCTCTTATCTCAGCGAAGATGATCCTGATGGCGAATCAACGTATCCAGCTCAATCGAACGAAGAGCTGCATTTGCAAATTGTCTGCGATGCCGCCCATAAGATAAGGGACCTGGATATTCGCCTGATTGACGAACACTCAATGGCCTCAGACGCTGAGATGTTTGCTTTGTCTAAAATCAGGGATCGGTTCGAACAGAATGAGTTTCGCGGTCGAATCCTGCTGGGCAGCGAAATAGTTCGTTGTTCTTCCTCACTCTACACGCCAGTGCGTTTTCCGAGAAATCAATCCGAGGAGCTCTATAATCATGCCCACTCCACCACGTATGCGTCGGCCAGGAAATGTCTAAGCCTCTTGATGAGTCGCTTTGGTGTTCTGGGCACTGAAATTCTAGGATCTCAATCATCGGCCAAGCAAACTATCACAGCGCTGTCTATTTTGCATAATATGGCAATGGAATGGGCAGATCCCAGCATAG ATTCGGAACTGCATGTTTCACCTTATAAATCTACTTTCTTCAATGCCATGACTAATGTATCCAAATCCGGAGAAGACAACAATAGAAAGCAGTTCATTAAAACTCATTTTGCATCTCAATAA
- the piwi gene encoding protein piwi — MEDQDRGRRRPYADEDPSSSPEQQPRSKIFKGPSGGTASDACASSSGSDQPSAARQERREGESGADRRPRGDRFDFVNTRPADILSKKGTDGQQISLQSNFFRLKTKPEWRIVHYHVQFEPSIENPRVRMGILSDHSKVLGSGYLFDGMQLFTIRKLEKDVSVLRGKSKLNIDYTITVKFVGFISTVEPRFLQVLNLILRRSMKGLKLELVGRNLFDPHAKIPIREFQMELWPGYNTSIRQHEQEILLCTEITHKVMRTETVYDILRRCSQNPSRHQDEFRMNVLDLVVLTDYNNKTYRINDVDFGQTPRSTFDCKGKSVSFVEYYLAKYNIRIRDQNQPLLISKNRDKAQKTNASDVVVLIPELCRVTGLTDNMRSNFQLMRAMSEHTRMNPDRRIDRLRRFNHRLQTTTESVKVLKDWNMDLEQNLTELKGRVLSVQKIVFQAGKSSAGDNADWTRSFRDNHLFTTPREGLDRWVIIVPDRMSYDSRTLLENLMRAANGMGFQIRRPEEMKIYDDRTPSYIRAMDDCARMDPKLILCLVPNNNAERYSAIKKRGYVDRAVPTQVVTAKSVKNRGLMSIATKIAIQLNCKLGYTPWMIEVPTKGLMTIGFDIAKSTRDRKKAYGALVASMDLTRNSTYFSTVAECSAYDVLSNTLWPMMAKALKQYQLEHQSLPIRILFYRDGVSSGSLKQLFEYEVKDIVKNLDEQYKNANADPPSFAYVVVTRSMNVRFFHNGRQNPPPGTVVDDVVTLPERYDFYLVSQKVNQGSVSPTSYNVLYSNIRFSPDQIQRITYKMCHLYYNWSGTTRVPAVCQYAKKLATLVGTNLHAIPQNALEKKFYYL, encoded by the exons atggAGGATCAAGATCGTGGACGCAGGCGTCCATACGCCGATGAGGACCCTTCCTCATCTCCTGAACAGCAACCA agatcaaaaatatttaaagggcCATCAGGTGGTACGGCTTCTGATGCCTGTGCCAGTTCTTCGGGATCTGATCAGCCCTCGGCTGCCAGACAAGAAAGACGAGAGGGCGAAAGTGGAGCCGACCGACGTCCACGAGGCGATCGGTTTGATTTTGTGAACACTCGTCCGGCTGACATATTAAGCAAGAAGGGGACAGATGGACAGCAGATAAGCTTGCAATCAAACTTTTTTCGGTTGAAGACGAAGCCGGAGTGGCGTATTGTCCACTACCATGTACAGTTCGAGCCGAGCATTGAGAATCCACGCGTCCGAATGGGAATACTTTCGGATCACTCTAAAGTCCTGGGATCGGGCTATCTATTCGACGGGATGCAATTGTTTACAATCCGTAAATTAGAGAAGGATGTATCAGTTCTGCGGGGAAAATCAAAGTTGAATATTGATTATACCATAACGGTCAAGTTTGTGGGATTTATTTCAACAGTCGAGCCTCGATTTTTGCAAGTCCTTAACTTGATTTTGCGCCGATCCATGAAGGGTCTTAAACTGGAATTGGTTGGGCGAAATCTCTTTGATCCCCATGCAAAG ATCCCTATTCGAGAGTTTCAAATGGAACTCTGGCCGGGCTATAACACCTCGATCCGGCAACATGAGCAAGAGATTTTATTATGCACGGAAATAACGCACAAAGTTATGAGAACAGAGACAGTCTATGACATATTGCGACGCTGTTCGCAAAATCCATCCCGCCACCAGGATGAATTTCGTATGAATGTGTTGGACCTGGTGGTACTTACGgattacaacaacaaaacttaCCGCATTAATGATGTGGACTTTGGTCAAACACCAAGGTCAACGTTTGATTGCAAGGGAAAAAGTGTTAGTTTCGTGGAGTACTATCTGGCT AAATACAACATACGAATCCGCGATCAAAATCAACCTTTGCTTATATCAAAGAATAGGGACAAGGCCCAGAAAACTAATGCTAGTGATGTGGTAGTCCTTATTCCTGAGCTCTGCCGAGTGACTGGCCTCACCGATAATATGCGTTCGAACTTCCA ACTAATGCGTGCCATGTCTGAGCATACTCGTATGAACCCAGATCGCCGCATCGACCGCCTGCGGAGATTTAACCATCGTTTGCAAACAACAACCGAGAGTGTAAAGGTACTCAAGGATTGGAATATGGATCTTGAGCAAAATTTAACTGAGCTCAAAGGCCGCGTACTTTCGGTTCAGAAAATTGTATTCCAAGCCGGAAA ATCTAGTGCTGGCGATAATGCCGACTGGACACGATCCTTCCGCGACAATCATTTGTTTACCACTCCCCGAGAGGGCCTTGATCGCTGGGTAATTATTGTCCCCGATCGGATGTCGTACGATTCCAGAACTTTGTTGGAAAATTTGATGAGGGCCGCAAATGGAATGGGCTTTCAAATTAGAAGACCCGAAGA AATGAAGATCTATGATGACCGCACTCCCTCCTATATACGAGCTATGGATGACTGTGCTCGCATGGATCCCAAACTGATCTTATGCCTGGTTCCTAATAACAACGCTGAaag ATACTCGGCAATCAAGAAGAGGGGCTACGTTGACAGGGCCGTGCCGACTCAAGTTGTCACGGCCAAGTCGGTCAAGAACCGTGGCCTCATGAGCATTGCCACGAAGATTGCCATTCAGCTGAATTGCAAACTAGGCTACACCCCTTGGATGATCGAAGTGCCTACAAAGGGGCTGATGACCATTGGCTTTGACATTGCCAAGAGCACGCGTGACCGGAAGAAGGCTTACGGGGCCCTAGTGGCCTCTATGGATCTGACAAGGAATTCAACGTACTTCAGCACTGTGGCGGAATGCAGTGCTTACGACGTTCTGTCTAATACTCTTTGGCCAATGATGGCAAAGGCCCTCAAACAGTATCAGCTGGAACATCAGAGTTTACCTATTCGCATCCTTTTCTATCGGGACGGTGTGAGCTCTGGCTCCCTGAAGCAGCTGTTTGAGTACGAAGTGAAGGACATTGTGAAGAACTTAGATGAGCAGTACAAGAACGCTAATGCGGATCCCCCTAGCTTTGCTTACGTAGTAGTCACCAGATCAATGAACGTGCGCTTCTTTCACAATGGAAGGCAGAATCCGCCACCAGGAACGGTTGTTGATGATGTGGTCACTCTGCCCGAGagatatgatttttatttggtATCACAGAAGGTGAACCAGGGCTCAGTATCGCCGACCAGCTACAATGTGCTTTATAGCAACATTCGGTTCAGTCCGGACCAAATCCAGAGGATTACATATAAAATGTGTCATTTGTACTACAACTGGTCAGGAACCACGCGTGTGCCCGCAGTTTGCCAGTATGCAAAAAAATTGGCTACCCTTGTCGGCACTAACTTACATGCCATTCCTCAGAATGCTTTGGAGAAAAAGTTCTATTATCTATAA